From Rutidosis leptorrhynchoides isolate AG116_Rl617_1_P2 chromosome 3, CSIRO_AGI_Rlap_v1, whole genome shotgun sequence, a single genomic window includes:
- the LOC139897647 gene encoding E3 ubiquitin-protein ligase BOI-like: protein MLGGNNTNSLVPVYLDENLFQYPSNQLQLFGNVPVTHNVDPVNCSGREQNNPAIQLNKRSRESEANVMQKKLQISFNHNFYNEESDRPSNIPNPHHVSTGLKLSYDDEERNSSITSASGSMSAAPSLMSSFGDSVATELDRQNEELERYIMLQGENMFKGVKDIRQRYMASFLASIGKGIDNKIREKDLEIETINRKNQELVERIKQVANEAQNWHYRAKYSESVVNMLKANLQQALAQGNEQIKEGFGDTDLERDVVSSINPNNYLGLGNEMNIDRMICRVCNVKEVSILVMACRHLSLCKDCDNRGVNVCPVCHGVKTVGVEVYMS, encoded by the exons ATGTTGGGAGGAAATAACACCAATTCCTTAGTCCCTGTCTATCTTGACGAGAACCTGTTCCAGTATCCTTCAAATCAATTGCAGCTATTTGGTAATG TACCCGTCACCCATAATGTTGATCCAGTAAATTGTTCTGGTAGAGAGCAAAATAACCCTGCCATTCAGTTAAATAAACGATCAAGGGAATCCGAGGCTAATGTAATGCAAAAGAAGCTTCAGATATCATTCAACCACAACTTTTATAACGAAGAGTCTGATCGACCATCAAACATTCCAAACCCACACCATGTATCTACTGGTTTGAAATTGTCCTATGATGATGAGGAACGCAATTCTTCAATTACTTCAGCAAGTGGAAGCATGTCAGCTGCACCGTCGCTGATGTCATCTTTTGGTGATAGTGTTGCAACTGAACTTGATAGACAGAATGAAGAACTTGAAAGATACATTATGCTTCAG GGAGAAAATATGTTTAAAGGGGTGAAGGATATAAGACAGAGATACATGGCTTCATTTCTGGCATCTATTGGAAAAGGTATAGACAACAAGATACGTGAAAAAGATCTCGAGATAGAAACAATAAACCGTAAAAACCAGGAACTAGTGGAAAGAATAAAGCAGGTGGCAAACGAAGCCCAAAATTGGCACTACAGAGCAAAATACAGCGAGTCAGTTGTCAATATGCTAAAAGCAAACCTACAGCAGGCACTCGCACAGGGAAACGAGCAAATTAAAGAAGGGTTTGGTGATACAGATCTTGAACGTGATGTCGTATCATCTATAAACCCTAACAATTACCTTGGCTTGGGTAACGAAATGAATATTGATAGAATGATATGCAGAGTGTGCAATGTGAAGGAGGTCTCGATTCTTGTGATGGCGTGTAGACACTTGAGTCTGTGTAAAGATTGTGATAATAGAGGTGTGAATGTTTGTCCGGTTTGTCACGGTGTGAAAACTGTTGGCGTTGAAGTGTACATGTCGTAA